A region from the Lentimonas sp. CC4 genome encodes:
- a CDS encoding DUF2760 domain-containing protein, with amino-acid sequence MTKPFIIILSLTVAVLGVLSTQPAFAEKSQLLAYAVIALALVICVLSFCVKSSCCVKSEPVAAESEPAPSVPETRAPEIAAIPEQSGEVQVAQLLSLLQEKGRFLDFVMDDIKSVPDVQIAAAARFVHQGCQSVMQSNFKIEPVATVAENQSITLAEDYERGDYRLSGKIEGQPPHTGTLKHKGWKTASISLPKVMGDRANAKGAHLLAAAEVEVR; translated from the coding sequence ATGACAAAACCATTTATCATCATTCTTAGCCTCACCGTTGCGGTGCTTGGCGTGCTTTCGACTCAGCCTGCATTTGCGGAAAAATCGCAATTATTGGCCTATGCGGTGATTGCGCTGGCGCTTGTTATTTGTGTGCTCTCGTTCTGCGTGAAAAGTAGCTGCTGTGTGAAGTCTGAGCCTGTTGCGGCAGAGTCAGAGCCTGCTCCAAGCGTCCCAGAGACTCGCGCGCCTGAAATCGCGGCGATTCCTGAGCAAAGTGGCGAGGTGCAAGTCGCTCAACTGCTGTCACTGTTGCAAGAAAAAGGACGTTTCCTCGATTTCGTGATGGATGACATCAAAAGCGTGCCCGACGTCCAGATCGCGGCTGCTGCCCGCTTCGTGCATCAGGGCTGCCAGTCGGTCATGCAGAGTAATTTTAAAATCGAGCCCGTCGCAACTGTGGCCGAGAACCAAAGCATCACACTGGCCGAAGATTACGAGCGTGGCGATTATCGCCTCAGCGGTAAGATCGAAGGTCAACCACCACATACCGGCACCTTAAAGCATAAGGGCTGGAAGACGGCCTCCATCAGCTTGCCGAAAGTGATGGGCGACCGCGCAAATGCGAAGGGGGCTCACTTGCTGGCTGCTGCAGAGGTGGAGGTTCGGTAG